One Thomasclavelia spiroformis DSM 1552 DNA window includes the following coding sequences:
- a CDS encoding pseudouridine synthase, whose amino-acid sequence MERLQKVIAASGYTSRRKAEDLIVQGKVEVNGQVVRELGTKVKKGDIVTVEGKPIVGENKVYYVFYKPKGCVCTLDDEFDRPIVTDYFTDVKERIYPVGRLDFDTTGLIIMSNDGEFANMIMHPRSHLEKIYEVSVKGLINGQTLNKLEKGIYLEGVKTLPCKIKVVNKDIEHKTTMLKIKLVEGKNRQVKKMFESVGHPVKRLHRVSIGCVNLKGLTPGKYRILKPQEVKDLKKLVNGKK is encoded by the coding sequence ATGGAAAGATTACAAAAAGTAATTGCTGCAAGTGGTTATACATCTAGAAGAAAAGCAGAAGATTTGATCGTACAAGGAAAAGTAGAAGTAAATGGGCAGGTTGTTCGTGAATTAGGAACTAAAGTAAAAAAAGGTGATATTGTTACAGTTGAAGGAAAACCAATCGTTGGTGAAAATAAAGTATATTATGTTTTTTATAAACCAAAAGGTTGTGTTTGTACTTTAGATGATGAGTTTGATCGACCAATTGTTACAGATTATTTTACTGATGTAAAAGAAAGAATTTATCCAGTAGGTCGTTTAGACTTTGATACTACAGGATTGATTATTATGTCTAATGATGGTGAGTTTGCAAATATGATTATGCATCCACGTTCTCATTTAGAAAAGATCTATGAAGTTAGTGTTAAAGGACTTATCAATGGTCAAACTTTAAATAAGTTAGAAAAAGGAATTTATTTAGAAGGAGTTAAAACACTCCCTTGTAAGATCAAAGTAGTTAATAAAGATATTGAACATAAGACAACAATGTTAAAAATTAAACTTGTTGAAGGGAAAAACCGACAAGTTAAAAAAATGTTTGAAAGTGTTGGACATCCTGTTAAAAGATTACATCGTGTAAGTATTGGATGTGTAAATTTAAAGGGATTAACACCAGGTAAATATAGAATTTTAAAACCACAGGAAGTTAAAGATTTAAAGAAATTAGTTAACGGTAAAAAGTAA
- a CDS encoding transposase has protein sequence MAKKKQIDKQFKIDAVNYRKHHPELTMAEVANNLGISLSSIHRWIKEYSSNSDDESKVFRGSGNYSSDDAKELARLKKENRDLRDAVEILKKAMNILNSQ, from the coding sequence ATGGCTAAAAAGAAACAAATCGATAAACAATTTAAAATTGATGCTGTTAATTATAGGAAGCATCATCCTGAACTTACCATGGCTGAAGTAGCTAATAATCTTGGAATCTCATTAAGTTCTATTCATCGCTGGATTAAAGAATATTCATCAAACAGCGATGATGAAAGCAAGGTATTTAGAGGTTCTGGTAATTATTCCAGTGATGATGCTAAAGAACTGGCAAGATTAAAAAAAGAAAACAGGGATTTAAGAGACGCTGTTGAAATATTAAAAAAAGCTATGAACATTCTCAACAGCCAGTAA
- a CDS encoding transposase produces MIQCHKLKSKIEKGYMMMTKPTFTDEFKQGVVQYVLEHPDESKVAIAKQFGIADSTVHKWLKDASSNDGVINSRGSGNYSSDEAKEIARLKKELKDTQDALEVLKKAIGILGN; encoded by the coding sequence ATGATACAATGTCATAAGCTTAAATCAAAAATAGAAAAGGGGTATATGATGATGACTAAACCAACATTTACAGATGAATTTAAACAGGGAGTTGTTCAATATGTTTTAGAACATCCTGATGAATCTAAAGTAGCTATAGCTAAACAGTTTGGTATTGCTGATAGCACTGTTCATAAATGGCTTAAAGATGCCAGTAGTAATGACGGCGTAATTAATTCAAGAGGAAGCGGTAATTATTCAAGTGACGAAGCTAAAGAAATTGCCAGATTAAAAAAAGAACTGAAAGATACACAGGATGCTTTAGAAGTCCTAAAAAAGGCTATTGGCATACTGGGCAATTAA
- a CDS encoding tyrosine-type recombinase/integrase, with protein MTFKPKRQRYVISGVRSYLKFIKRNDLLQQISGLRLPRTKKIILTLSNDEHNRIQAVLNSDLVTYRDKSIFLLGYILGIRACDIVALKLSDIDWHNDCIHFIQSKTGNQVIVPLYTEIGNSLYLYITQEREKSDYENIFVSHLPPFKPLADHSACYTIVNKIMNKANITKDDRFFGIHFLRHNTASALVHKGVSLETISSILGHSDPNSTNIYISTDSERLKEYVLLMRDIGIGGEIDD; from the coding sequence ATGACCTTCAAGCCAAAAAGACAAAGATATGTCATAAGTGGCGTGCGCTCATACCTTAAATTTATCAAAAGAAATGATCTTCTACAGCAGATTAGCGGTCTTCGTTTACCAAGAACAAAAAAAATCATACTGACCCTGAGTAATGATGAGCACAATAGAATTCAAGCAGTGTTAAATTCTGACTTGGTAACCTATAGAGATAAATCTATTTTTCTACTAGGTTATATCTTAGGTATAAGAGCCTGTGATATAGTAGCATTAAAACTATCAGATATCGACTGGCATAATGACTGTATCCATTTTATACAGTCAAAAACTGGGAATCAAGTTATCGTTCCATTATACACAGAAATTGGAAATTCTTTGTATCTATATATAACTCAGGAACGTGAAAAAAGTGATTATGAAAACATCTTCGTAAGTCACCTCCCACCTTTCAAACCTTTAGCTGATCATTCAGCCTGTTACACAATAGTTAATAAAATTATGAATAAAGCTAATATAACCAAAGATGATAGATTTTTTGGTATCCACTTTTTAAGACATAATACCGCTTCTGCACTTGTACACAAAGGAGTCTCACTAGAAACCATTTCATCGATACTGGGGCACTCGGATCCTAATTCAACAAACATCTATATATCTACTGATTCAGAAAGATTAAAAGAATACGTTCTTTTAATGAGGGATATCGGAATTGGTGGTGAAATTGATGACTAA
- a CDS encoding tyrosine-type recombinase/integrase, whose amino-acid sequence MTKFQSRLADKIILFLEFKHSIGIIYKTGEWTLCDFDRYNLEHGNYGYLEKETVEGWIHHKKERSKSQYMGYMSCIRELGKYMNSQDNISYILSDKYKAVRYKSNVYLFSNEELQKFFKQIDIYSKTANTIRLSAVLPALFRFLYYFGTRCKEARVLETRNVHLDLGYIDIIASKTHCDRRIFMNDESIEFFRRYHCIMNHITPNRKYFFSDIADRYYPTGSISLYFNKIWDQAGLRKDAEVQLRAYDLRHHFACKNILKWSLNNEDVMAKLPYLMTFMGHSNLESTYYYIHLILDFFPKYNDLSLLSNELIPEVEEDEI is encoded by the coding sequence ATGACTAAATTTCAAAGCCGACTAGCTGACAAGATTATATTATTTCTTGAATTCAAACATTCTATAGGTATTATATACAAAACAGGTGAATGGACTTTATGTGATTTTGACAGGTATAATCTGGAACATGGAAATTATGGTTATCTGGAAAAAGAAACAGTTGAAGGATGGATCCATCACAAAAAAGAACGCAGCAAATCTCAATATATGGGTTATATGTCATGTATTAGAGAATTAGGTAAATATATGAACAGTCAGGATAATATATCATATATATTAAGCGACAAATATAAGGCCGTCAGATACAAAAGCAACGTATATCTTTTTTCTAATGAAGAACTTCAAAAATTTTTTAAGCAGATTGATATTTATTCTAAAACAGCCAATACGATTAGACTCTCTGCTGTTCTGCCTGCATTATTTAGATTTTTATATTATTTTGGCACAAGATGTAAAGAAGCACGCGTACTTGAAACCAGGAATGTTCATCTGGACCTAGGATATATAGATATCATTGCATCCAAAACACATTGTGATAGAAGAATTTTCATGAATGATGAATCTATTGAATTTTTTAGAAGATATCATTGTATAATGAATCATATAACTCCAAACAGAAAATACTTCTTTTCAGATATAGCTGATCGCTATTATCCGACAGGTTCTATTTCGCTATACTTTAATAAAATTTGGGATCAGGCTGGTTTGAGAAAAGATGCAGAAGTCCAGCTAAGAGCATATGATTTAAGACATCACTTTGCATGTAAAAATATCCTTAAATGGTCATTAAATAATGAAGATGTCATGGCCAAGCTACCCTATCTTATGACATTTATGGGTCATTCAAATTTAGAAAGTACGTATTATTATATTCATCTGATTCTTGATTTCTTTCCAAAATATAATGATCTTTCTTTATTAAGCAATGAACTGATTCCGGAGGTGGAAGAAGATGAAATATAA
- a CDS encoding D-alanyl-D-alanine carboxypeptidase family protein — translation MIYVNIISLIISLAITPLNSVKPVEFQGKSYIVMEASNQVVIEGSNEDYIQSVASISKIMTCILAIENMDLDTIITVDDTINKAWGSGIYIHIGDKISLRDLLYGLMLRSGNDAALMIAKAVAKDVPKFVDMMNDKARELELHNTTFSNPTGLDEEDNGNQSTVYDMARLMAYCHQNPIFNEIVKTKEYVREDGNGTWHNKNKLLTNYKYCIGGKTGFTKKARRTLITMARKNGLDLIIVTFNCGNDFEFHQKKYEECFDLLEETKIFSRGIVEFKQQKYYLDLDLFVNKKDSDKVDVSFDNNEIIISLNNQPIRKQKVVPYNFFIGFKMVLKDLIYG, via the coding sequence ATGATCTATGTAAATATTATTAGTTTAATTATTTCTTTAGCCATAACTCCATTAAATAGTGTTAAACCGGTTGAATTTCAAGGTAAAAGTTATATTGTAATGGAAGCTAGTAATCAAGTTGTAATTGAAGGAAGTAATGAGGATTATATTCAAAGTGTTGCTTCAATTTCTAAAATAATGACATGCATTCTTGCAATTGAAAATATGGATTTAGATACAATTATTACAGTTGATGATACAATCAACAAAGCATGGGGTAGCGGGATTTATATACATATAGGTGATAAAATTAGTTTACGTGATCTTCTATATGGCTTAATGTTAAGAAGTGGTAATGATGCAGCTTTAATGATTGCAAAAGCAGTAGCTAAAGATGTTCCAAAATTTGTTGATATGATGAATGATAAAGCTAGAGAATTAGAACTTCATAATACTACTTTTTCTAATCCTACTGGATTAGATGAAGAAGATAATGGTAATCAATCAACTGTCTATGATATGGCTAGATTAATGGCTTATTGTCATCAAAATCCTATTTTTAATGAAATTGTTAAAACAAAGGAATATGTTCGTGAAGATGGTAATGGAACATGGCATAATAAAAATAAATTATTGACTAATTATAAGTATTGTATTGGTGGTAAAACAGGTTTTACTAAAAAAGCTCGTCGAACACTAATTACTATGGCGCGTAAAAATGGACTTGATTTGATTATTGTTACTTTTAATTGTGGTAATGATTTTGAGTTTCATCAAAAAAAATATGAGGAATGTTTTGATTTATTAGAAGAGACAAAGATTTTTTCTAGGGGAATTGTTGAATTTAAACAACAAAAGTATTATTTGGATTTAGATTTATTTGTTAATAAAAAAGATAGTGATAAAGTAGATGTTTCATTTGATAATAATGAAATTATTATTTCATTAAATAATCAACCAATTAGAAAACAAAAAGTTGTCCCTTATAATTTCTTTATTGGCTTTAAGATGGTTTTAAAGGATTTAATCTATGGCTAA
- a CDS encoding 4Fe-4S dicluster domain-containing protein produces MRGIYSSLTKIRRKVFVEVAKLAYEGNDYSRIEDLPYKIIPGEVATYRDSIFLERAIVGERLRLTMGLSLRPIDEPAPISKGIEESIIADKYYEPPLINIIKFACNKCEENKYEVSNGCQACLAHPCIEICPKNAISFKNGKAYIDQDKCIKCGLCKNNCPYDAILKKERPCAKACGMNAIESDEYGNAHINYDKCVSCGMCLVSCPFGAIADKSQIFQLIQAIKNGDEIIAAVAPAFIGQFGPKVTPEVLKKAMRELGFKDVVEVAIGADLCTIDEANDFLEKVPEKQPFMATSCCPSWSMMAKKEFPEFKSYISMALTPMVLTARLIKEKHPNSRVVFIGPCAAKKLEASRKSVRSEVDFVLTFEEVGAMFEAKGIDLSTLEADPNDSFTQASGDGRGFAVSGGVAKAVVNCIKAKRPDYNVLVESAEGLENCKKMLKLAKKGKYDGYLLEGMACPGGCVAGAGTLLPINRASNAVKKYTSTSKTMNANDSEYKEYLDLLIEKYK; encoded by the coding sequence ATGAGAGGAATATATTCGTCACTGACAAAAATTAGACGCAAAGTATTTGTTGAAGTGGCAAAACTTGCTTATGAAGGTAATGACTATAGTCGAATTGAAGATTTACCATATAAAATAATTCCTGGCGAGGTTGCTACTTACCGCGATAGTATTTTTTTAGAAAGAGCAATCGTTGGAGAAAGACTCCGTTTAACAATGGGCTTATCTTTACGACCAATTGATGAACCAGCCCCAATTTCTAAAGGAATTGAAGAAAGTATCATTGCTGATAAATATTATGAACCACCATTAATCAATATTATTAAATTTGCCTGTAACAAATGTGAAGAAAATAAATATGAGGTAAGTAATGGTTGTCAAGCATGTCTAGCCCATCCTTGTATTGAAATTTGTCCTAAAAATGCCATTAGTTTTAAAAATGGAAAAGCCTATATTGACCAAGATAAGTGTATAAAATGTGGATTATGTAAAAATAATTGTCCATATGATGCTATCTTAAAAAAAGAAAGACCATGTGCCAAAGCTTGTGGAATGAATGCAATTGAATCAGATGAATACGGTAATGCTCATATTAACTACGATAAATGTGTTTCTTGTGGAATGTGTTTAGTTAGTTGTCCATTTGGTGCTATTGCTGATAAAAGTCAAATTTTCCAATTGATTCAAGCAATCAAAAATGGTGATGAAATCATCGCAGCTGTTGCGCCTGCTTTCATTGGTCAATTTGGACCTAAAGTTACTCCTGAAGTATTAAAAAAAGCAATGCGTGAATTAGGATTTAAAGATGTTGTAGAAGTTGCTATCGGAGCAGATTTATGTACGATTGATGAAGCCAATGACTTTTTAGAAAAAGTTCCTGAAAAGCAACCATTTATGGCAACATCATGTTGCCCATCATGGTCAATGATGGCTAAAAAAGAATTTCCTGAATTTAAATCATATATTTCAATGGCATTAACTCCAATGGTATTAACAGCTAGACTAATCAAAGAAAAACATCCAAATAGCAGAGTTGTATTTATAGGCCCATGTGCTGCTAAAAAATTAGAGGCCTCAAGAAAATCTGTACGTAGTGAAGTAGACTTTGTTTTAACATTTGAAGAAGTAGGTGCCATGTTTGAAGCTAAAGGAATCGATCTTTCTACTTTAGAAGCTGATCCAAATGATTCTTTCACTCAAGCAAGTGGTGATGGTCGTGGATTTGCTGTAAGCGGTGGGGTTGCAAAAGCAGTTGTTAACTGTATCAAAGCTAAAAGACCTGATTATAATGTATTAGTAGAATCTGCTGAAGGATTAGAAAATTGTAAAAAAATGTTAAAGCTTGCTAAAAAAGGAAAATATGATGGTTATTTGTTAGAAGGAATGGCTTGTCCTGGCGGATGTGTTGCTGGTGCCGGTACTCTTTTACCAATTAATCGTGCTAGTAATGCGGTTAAAAAATATACAAGTACTTCAAAAACAATGAACGCTAATGATTCTGAGTATAAAGAGTATTTAGATTTATTAATTGAAAAATATAAATAG
- a CDS encoding tyrosine-type recombinase/integrase, whose amino-acid sequence MKYNRKKDHSFWKLARSFLHEYMPLVRNLSDKTIESYKTSIKLYLRFINKEKHIINDKITFEIFSRENMTDYIIWLKNNQASPKTINLRMTALKSFLKYASEEDFELTVFYNNAKSIRGQKTIKKPIEYLKPEATKAILSAYGNDTKKHRRNQVLLILMYDSGCRVQELSDLKVSSLHLDVSCPYITVIGKGKKLRNVPLTTKTVCHLKKYLDEFHDESIDEYLFYSNLDNKPHQLSTDSIALILKQAVKIAREKNESVPKKVHCHMIRKTKAMDLYKNGVPLPFIMQLLGHESMSTTTGFYAFATLEMMSEALNKTFGETKGEKLWKKSIKVKDPYSLD is encoded by the coding sequence ATGAAATATAATCGAAAAAAGGACCACTCATTTTGGAAACTGGCCAGAAGTTTCCTGCATGAATACATGCCTCTGGTAAGAAATTTATCTGATAAAACAATCGAATCATATAAAACATCGATAAAACTTTATCTTCGTTTTATCAATAAAGAAAAACACATCATCAATGATAAAATTACTTTTGAAATATTTTCAAGAGAAAATATGACAGATTATATTATCTGGTTAAAAAATAATCAAGCTTCACCAAAAACCATCAATTTAAGAATGACGGCATTGAAATCGTTTTTGAAATATGCTTCTGAAGAAGATTTCGAATTGACAGTATTTTACAATAACGCCAAATCCATCAGAGGTCAAAAAACAATAAAAAAACCTATAGAATATCTTAAACCGGAGGCAACTAAAGCTATTTTGTCTGCTTATGGAAATGATACTAAAAAGCATAGACGTAATCAGGTGCTGCTTATCTTGATGTATGATTCAGGCTGCCGTGTTCAGGAACTTTCTGATCTTAAAGTTTCTTCACTGCATTTAGATGTTTCCTGTCCATATATAACAGTCATTGGGAAAGGAAAAAAATTGAGGAATGTGCCACTTACCACAAAAACTGTATGTCATCTAAAAAAATATCTTGATGAATTTCATGATGAATCGATAGATGAGTATTTATTTTATTCGAACCTGGACAACAAACCTCACCAGTTGTCAACTGACAGCATTGCATTGATTTTAAAACAGGCAGTTAAAATAGCGAGAGAAAAAAACGAATCAGTACCAAAAAAGGTTCATTGTCATATGATTCGTAAAACAAAAGCAATGGATTTATATAAAAATGGTGTACCATTACCTTTTATTATGCAGCTGTTAGGACACGAAAGCATGTCAACAACAACTGGATTCTATGCATTCGCAACATTAGAAATGATGTCAGAAGCACTGAATAAGACTTTTGGTGAAACAAAAGGCGAAAAATTATGGAAAAAATCTATAAAAGTAAAAGATCCTTATAGTCTGGATTAA
- a CDS encoding integrase core domain-containing protein, which translates to MQFTSEEYQKITMKMERSYSEKGTPWDNACIESFHSLIKREWLNRFKIMDYRQTYQLVFEYIETFYNTVRIHNHCGYMSPNNYESEFFKCRS; encoded by the coding sequence GTGCAGTTTACAAGTGAAGAATATCAAAAAATAACGATGAAAATGGAAAGAAGCTATTCAGAAAAGGGAACTCCATGGGATAATGCGTGTATAGAATCGTTTCATTCACTGATAAAAAGAGAATGGCTAAATCGATTCAAAATAATGGATTATAGACAAACATATCAATTAGTATTTGAGTATATTGAGACATTTTATAACACAGTAAGAATTCATAATCATTGCGGTTATATGAGTCCAAATAATTATGAATCAGAATTTTTCAAATGTCGAAGTTAA
- a CDS encoding IS3 family transposase, translating to MDEYIDKDADSNKVSIRAVTKILNISRSGFKSWKHRKKSHRQLHKERIKEMILTIYHENKEIYGAPKITYILRQKGIKISMKTVSNYMREMGIKACYIKHWTKTTISKNFTADLKNLLKREFNPDRPNAFWCTDITYIWTYDEGFVYLTSVMDLYSRKIISWVLTKDMKAESIIEAINIAKVRRNIEKPLVIHSDYAEEKTIPKFWIRRMKIA from the coding sequence TTGGACGAATATATTGATAAAGATGCCGATTCTAATAAGGTTTCGATTAGAGCAGTAACCAAAATATTAAATATTTCCAGAAGCGGTTTTAAATCATGGAAGCATCGTAAAAAATCCCATCGGCAACTGCACAAAGAACGAATCAAAGAAATGATTCTAACTATTTATCATGAAAACAAAGAAATTTATGGAGCACCAAAAATCACCTATATCCTGCGGCAAAAAGGAATAAAGATAAGCATGAAAACAGTCAGTAATTATATGCGTGAGATGGGAATAAAAGCCTGCTATATAAAACACTGGACAAAAACAACGATTTCTAAAAATTTCACTGCAGATTTAAAAAATCTGCTTAAAAGAGAATTCAATCCAGACAGGCCAAATGCTTTCTGGTGTACAGACATAACCTATATCTGGACCTATGATGAGGGTTTTGTTTATTTAACAAGTGTAATGGATTTATATTCAAGAAAAATCATATCCTGGGTATTAACTAAAGATATGAAAGCCGAATCGATAATAGAAGCAATAAATATTGCAAAAGTACGAAGAAATATTGAAAAACCGCTTGTGATCCATAGCGACTATGCCGAAGAAAAAACTATACCGAAGTTTTGGATACGTCGGATGAAAATAGCCTAA
- a CDS encoding IS3 family transposase produces the protein MKKRTERYTGCFRSPKKGYWHTGQLTKQDLYKRIKEKSKKDKQTSVTGMLKKLQLSKSGYYEYLKRKPCKQKIRKARITERIKKIYKDSKEIYGAPKITEILKKEGEKISEKYVGNIMRENNIKAHYIKPYTITTKDCDFSNKLKNILNRDFNPKAPNQAWCTDITYIWTADEGFVYLTSIMDLYSRKIIAWTLSKTLEVDEVLKCLETAKKRRKSAKPIVIHADRGVHYTSKKYKRLTKQMKRSYSQKGTPWDNACIESYHALIKREWLNRFKIINYNHAYKLVFEYIEGFYNTIRVHSHCDYKSPNEYEHDYLISIN, from the coding sequence ATTAAAAAAAGAACTGAAAGATACACAGGATGCTTTAGAAGTCCTAAAAAAGGCTATTGGCATACTGGGCAATTAACTAAGCAGGATCTTTATAAAAGGATAAAAGAAAAATCTAAAAAAGATAAACAGACTTCAGTTACCGGTATGCTAAAAAAATTACAACTGAGTAAATCAGGATATTATGAATATTTGAAAAGAAAACCATGTAAACAAAAAATCAGAAAAGCTAGAATCACAGAAAGAATCAAGAAAATCTATAAGGATTCAAAAGAAATATATGGAGCTCCTAAAATAACTGAAATACTAAAAAAAGAGGGAGAAAAAATAAGTGAAAAATATGTAGGAAACATAATGAGGGAAAACAATATTAAAGCTCATTATATCAAACCATATACAATAACAACAAAAGACTGTGATTTTTCAAATAAACTAAAAAATATTCTAAACCGAGATTTTAATCCAAAAGCACCAAATCAGGCATGGTGTACTGATATAACATATATCTGGACAGCAGATGAAGGATTTGTATATTTAACCAGTATAATGGATCTCTATTCAAGAAAAATAATAGCATGGACATTAAGCAAAACATTAGAAGTAGATGAAGTATTAAAATGTCTGGAAACAGCTAAAAAAAGAAGAAAAAGCGCAAAACCAATAGTAATCCATGCAGATCGCGGAGTGCACTATACATCGAAGAAATACAAAAGATTAACTAAGCAGATGAAAAGAAGCTATTCACAAAAAGGAACACCGTGGGATAATGCGTGTATAGAATCATATCATGCATTGATAAAAAGGGAATGGCTGAACAGATTTAAGATTATAAATTATAATCATGCATATAAGCTGGTATTTGAATACATAGAAGGATTTTATAATACAATAAGAGTACATTCACATTGTGATTATAAATCACCTAATGAATATGAGCATGATTATTTAATTAGTATCAATTAA
- a CDS encoding nucleoside recognition domain-containing protein, giving the protein MAKVFKYGLVFFILVAFITNHQDEMFKAILDSPNQVFDLIKILVLSACLWNGFLNIIKASGLIKQLSFLLKPILKLIYGKVVDDNQVYLYLSTNFIANLLGVGSLASISGLKAMKSLTKYQTNPKIPCKEMMLLVILNTTGLSIIPTTMMTLRQSYGSKDILGFFGYSIVIGLIITVIGVIASKVIEHYE; this is encoded by the coding sequence ATGGCTAAGGTTTTTAAATATGGATTAGTTTTCTTTATCTTAGTCGCTTTTATAACTAATCATCAAGATGAAATGTTTAAAGCGATATTAGATTCCCCTAATCAAGTTTTTGATTTAATTAAAATTCTTGTTTTATCTGCTTGTTTATGGAATGGTTTTTTAAATATTATTAAAGCTTCAGGATTAATTAAACAATTATCTTTTTTATTAAAACCTATTTTAAAACTTATTTATGGTAAAGTAGTTGATGATAATCAAGTTTATTTATATTTATCAACTAATTTTATTGCAAATTTATTAGGTGTTGGATCTTTAGCTTCAATTAGTGGGTTAAAAGCAATGAAATCATTAACTAAATATCAAACTAATCCAAAAATACCATGTAAAGAAATGATGTTATTAGTTATTTTAAATACTACAGGATTATCAATTATTCCTACTACTATGATGACTTTAAGACAGAGTTATGGTAGTAAAGATATTTTAGGTTTTTTTGGTTATAGTATTGTAATTGGTTTAATTATTACAGTAATTGGAGTTATTGCAAGTAAGGTGATTGAACATTATGAATAG
- a CDS encoding zf-TFIIB domain-containing protein, producing MKCPVCKDVTLLMSQKNGIEIDYCPECRGIWLDRGELDKIIERANHQDYSNHHDSKSSKPKKKSSVLKDIFEMFGE from the coding sequence ATGAAATGTCCCGTATGTAAAGATGTAACATTACTTATGTCTCAAAAAAATGGAATCGAAATTGATTATTGTCCTGAATGTCGTGGAATCTGGTTAGATCGTGGTGAATTGGATAAAATCATTGAAAGGGCTAACCATCAAGATTATTCTAATCACCATGATTCTAAATCAAGTAAACCAAAGAAAAAGAGTTCTGTTTTAAAAGATATATTTGAAATGTTTGGTGAATAG